One genomic segment of Garra rufa chromosome 13, GarRuf1.0, whole genome shotgun sequence includes these proteins:
- the srsf5b gene encoding serine and arginine rich splicing factor 5b, which produces MSGCRIFIGRLNPSAREKDVERFFKGYGRIRDIDLKRGFGFVEFDDPRDAEDAVYELDGKELCNERVTIEHARVRLRGGRGRGGGGGGGRFPGRYARGSQDSRRNPPPMRTENRLIVENLSSRVSWQDLKDFMRQAGEVTFADAHRPKLNEGVVEFATHSDLKNALEKLSGKEINGRKIKLVEAARKKSRTRSRSNSSSRSRSRGRSTSRSRSRSHSHSPKSHNRSRSRSHSPSASPVRPKEAPRAESASPPPPAQRPPPSRSPSADSRH; this is translated from the exons ATGAGCGGTTGTCGTATTTTCATCGGTCGATTAAACCCCTCTGCTCGAGAGAAGGACGTCGAGCGGTTCTTCAAGGGTTATGGAAGAATCAGGGACATTGACCTGAAAAGAGGCTTCGGATTTGTA GAATTTGATGATCCGAGAGATGCAGAAGATGCTGTTTATGAGCTTGATGGGAAAGAGCTCTGCAACGAGAG GGTGACCATTGAACATGCCCGTGTCCGTCTGCGTGGGGGCCGAGGccgtggtggtggtggtggtggaggACGTTTTCCTGGTCGGTATGCTCGTGGCTCCCAGGACAGCCGGAG GAATCCTCCACCAATGCGCACAGAGAATCGCCTCATTGTGGAGAATTTGTCATCGAGAGTCAGCTGGCAG GATTTAAAGGATTTCATGAGACAAGCTGGAGAGGTTACTTTTGCAGATGCCCATCGGCCAAAGCTTAATGAGGG TGTGGTTGAGTTTGCTACTCATAGCGATCTAAAAAATGCCCTGGAGAAGTTGTCTGGGAAGGAGATCAATGGAAGGAAAATCAAACTTGTTGAGGCTGCCAGGAAAAA ATCCAGAACTCGGTCTCGTTCAAATAGCTCATCCCGTTCTCGTTCCCGAGGGCGTTCCACGTCACGTTCTCGTAGCCGCTCCCATTCCCACAGCCCTAAATCACATAACCGCTCCAGGAGTCGGTCCCATTCACCCAGCGCTTCTCCTGTGCGGCCCAAAGAAGCACCACGTGCTGAATCAGCGTCACCGCCGCCTCCAGCACAGCGTCCTCCACCATCTCGTTCCCCGTCTGCTGACAGTCGTCACTAG